A single window of Engraulis encrasicolus isolate BLACKSEA-1 chromosome 20, IST_EnEncr_1.0, whole genome shotgun sequence DNA harbors:
- the LOC134436665 gene encoding zinc-binding protein A33-like: MASKLEEDLTCPLCCDIYKDPVILMCAHSACKACLQQFWEGKRSKECPYCRRKCSKNFDVPNIALRNLCETFLQERSQRASEGSEVLCLQHREKRKLFCLEDQEAMCLICRDSKKHKNHNFSPIDEAVLEHKGELKAKLQHLQEKLKKLEEVKLLCDQTAAHIKTQVHTTEKQIKEEFEKLHQFLRDEEVARIAALMEEEEQKSQMMKEKIEKLSREISSLSESIRAIEDEMEADDVTFLQVGYTPSLWREIIIVSSPHPEKLSGALINVAKHLGNLKFRVWEKMQEIVQFTPVTLDPNTAHPLLILSEDLTSVRVGDERQQLPDNPERFDKYCNLLGSEGFNSGTHCWDVEVGDNTLWIVGVMAESLQRKGDFRSLSGRWFVGYYDGEYKAYAPPQPSTLLRVKQKLQRIRVQLDWDRGKLSFSDPDNNTHLHTFTHTFTERVFPYFSTGCNACSLKMLPVKTLIRVEQHR; this comes from the exons ATGGCATCAAAGCTTGAAGAAGATCTTACCTGTCCTTTGTGCTGTGACATCTACAAGGATCCTGTCATACTGATGTGTGCTCACAGTGCCTGTAAGGCCTGTCTGCAGCAGTTCTGGGAGGGGAAGAGATCCAAAGAATGTCCCTACTGCAGGAGGAAGTGCTCAAAAAACTTTGATGTCCCAAACATTGCGTTAAGGAACTTGTGTGAGACCTTCCtacaggagaggagtcagagagcTTCAGAAGGGTCTGAGGTGCTCTGCCTTCAGCATCGTGAGAAACGcaagctcttctgtctggaggaTCAAGAAGCAATGTGTTTGATTTGCAGAGACTCAAAGAAACATAAAAATCACAACTTCAGTCCCATAGATGAAGCAGTACTTGAACACAAG GGAGAGCTCAAGGCCAAATTGCAGCATTTACAAGAGAAACTGAAGAAATTAGAAGAAGTTAAACTCCTCTGTGACCAAACTGCTGCTCACATTAAG ACTCAGGTCCATACCACTGAGAAGCAGATCaaggaggagtttgagaagcttcatcagtttctacgagatgaagaggtagccaggatagctgcactgatggaggaagaggagcagaagagtcagatgatgaaggagaagattgaaaagctgagcagagagatctcatctctttcagaatcaatcagagccatagaagacgagatggaagctgatgatgtcacattcctgCAGGTAGGTTACACTCCGTCTTTATGGAGGGAGATTATTATTGTGTCTTCGCCT catccagagaagctttcaggagctctgatcaatgtggcaaagcacctggggaacttgaagttcagagtctgggagaaaatGCAGGAGATTGTTCAGTTCA ctcctgttactctggaccccaacactgcacacccactactgatcctgtctgaggatctgaccagtgtgagggttggtgatgagagacagcagctgcctgataacccagagagatttgataAGTATTGCAATCtcctgggctctgagggctttaactcagggacacactgctgggatgtggaggttggggacaaCACATTGTGGATTGTGGGTGTGATggcagagtctctccagaggaagggagactTCAGATCCTTGAGTGGGCGGTGGTTTGTGGGTTATTATGATGGTGAATATAAAGCGTATGCCCCACCACagccctccactctcctcagagtgaagcagaaactccagaggatcagagtgcagctggactgggacagaggaaagctgtcattctctgaccccgataataacacacatttacacaccttcacacacactttcactgagagagtgTTTCCATATTTTAGTACTGGTTGTAATGCCTGTTCCCTGAAGATGCTACCAGTGAAGACCTTGATAAGAGTAGAGCAGCACAGATag